One genomic window of Desulfatibacillum aliphaticivorans DSM 15576 includes the following:
- a CDS encoding DUF362 domain-containing protein — MKGLEFAYYVGRVPLLKKLHPWTSGKKNSCTYLPIKVDINQEMGQAVNEIYPPQVVHDFIDKASHIVRMNKCLCRNAQDCENHTHDIGCMFMGKSALGMPPQISKEISKEEAHEHVEKAVADGLVPMAGKVRVDNFAFLIPDRDELLSVCFCCHCCCMMGYYRHAGEQINEMMVPLEGVKITVNPEVCQGCGTCVETCIFDAISIKDGIAVHSDACRACGRCTRYCPNGAVTLSIENANYKDAMEGRVESYVDWGQGKKKG, encoded by the coding sequence ATGAAAGGCCTTGAATTTGCTTATTACGTGGGGCGGGTTCCCCTGCTTAAAAAGCTCCATCCCTGGACCAGCGGCAAAAAGAACAGCTGCACCTACCTGCCCATCAAGGTGGACATCAACCAGGAAATGGGCCAGGCGGTGAATGAAATATATCCGCCCCAGGTGGTGCATGATTTCATCGACAAAGCCAGCCACATCGTTCGCATGAACAAGTGCCTGTGCCGGAACGCCCAGGATTGCGAAAACCACACCCACGACATTGGCTGCATGTTCATGGGGAAGAGCGCGCTTGGCATGCCGCCCCAGATCAGCAAGGAAATCAGCAAGGAAGAAGCTCACGAACACGTTGAAAAGGCTGTGGCCGACGGCCTGGTGCCCATGGCCGGCAAGGTGCGCGTGGACAATTTCGCCTTTTTAATTCCCGACCGGGATGAACTCCTTTCCGTGTGCTTCTGCTGCCATTGCTGCTGCATGATGGGCTATTACCGCCATGCAGGAGAGCAGATCAACGAAATGATGGTTCCCTTGGAAGGAGTAAAGATTACGGTCAACCCCGAAGTGTGCCAGGGATGCGGAACATGCGTGGAAACATGCATCTTCGACGCCATCAGCATTAAAGACGGCATTGCGGTTCACAGCGACGCCTGCAGGGCCTGCGGCAGGTGTACGCGCTACTGCCCCAACGGGGCCGTCACCCTGAGCATTGAAAACGCCAATTACAAGGACGCCATGGAAGGTCGCGTGGAATCCTACGTGGATTGGGGCCAGGGAAAGAAAAAAGGCTGA
- a CDS encoding phenylacetate--CoA ligase family protein, protein MENQDRQYWNMDIENKLNTPEIKELQLAKLKDALKWQYENTPFNRARFDKAGVKPEDINSFEDFAKAIPPAGQPEVRGIIEEVGLDMNKLMTHLFGQKRMDDLYLLTTTSGTTGIPTPYPNFKPGIVDGREIMCRAAWRMGVRPGDRIGLCFGLSMHAAGTPQILWYYDFPGVTMVPIGAEAGTEKILQFIQLFGVNVFTGTPSLALHLIERCPEVLNIPIKNLGIKTLILGAEPGAGIPEVRHRLEEEYGAQVFDAGAGYGCSCEHPVYQGMHWLADDMAYYELVDPETGDAIPMEHGAQGIMVGTSLNPQGAVWFDMRFTLGDIHQVFTEPCPCGKSGFRYKVVGRSDDMLKVKGVPVYPAAIEGVIHSFPKELTGSFRIVLDEPPPRVVPPLKLRVEHSADVRKDDLPELEKRVNEKMHSLLKIRPAIEWLEPNTLERASKKTQLLEKNY, encoded by the coding sequence ATGGAGAATCAGGACCGGCAGTATTGGAACATGGATATTGAGAACAAGCTCAATACTCCTGAAATCAAGGAATTGCAGCTTGCCAAGCTCAAGGACGCCCTGAAATGGCAATACGAAAACACGCCCTTTAACCGCGCCCGCTTTGACAAGGCCGGTGTAAAGCCCGAAGACATCAACAGCTTTGAAGATTTCGCCAAAGCCATCCCGCCCGCCGGCCAGCCGGAAGTCCGCGGGATCATCGAGGAAGTGGGCCTGGACATGAACAAGCTCATGACCCACTTGTTCGGGCAGAAAAGGATGGATGACCTGTATCTGCTGACCACCACCTCCGGCACCACAGGCATTCCCACGCCCTATCCCAATTTCAAGCCGGGCATCGTGGACGGCAGGGAAATCATGTGCCGCGCCGCCTGGCGCATGGGCGTCAGGCCCGGAGACCGCATCGGCCTGTGCTTCGGCCTGTCCATGCATGCGGCCGGAACGCCCCAGATTCTATGGTATTACGATTTTCCGGGCGTGACCATGGTTCCCATCGGAGCTGAGGCCGGAACGGAAAAGATCCTGCAGTTCATTCAGCTCTTCGGCGTTAATGTGTTCACCGGCACTCCGTCTTTGGCTTTGCATCTGATTGAAAGATGCCCGGAAGTGCTGAATATTCCCATTAAGAATCTGGGCATCAAAACACTGATTCTGGGCGCCGAGCCAGGAGCGGGCATTCCCGAAGTGCGCCATCGCCTGGAAGAGGAATACGGCGCCCAGGTCTTTGACGCGGGCGCCGGATACGGCTGCTCCTGCGAGCATCCGGTTTATCAGGGCATGCACTGGCTGGCCGACGACATGGCTTATTACGAATTGGTGGATCCGGAAACCGGAGACGCCATTCCCATGGAGCACGGCGCCCAGGGCATTATGGTCGGCACCTCGCTCAACCCCCAGGGAGCGGTGTGGTTTGACATGCGCTTCACCCTGGGAGACATCCACCAGGTGTTCACCGAGCCCTGCCCCTGCGGCAAGTCCGGTTTCCGTTACAAGGTTGTGGGCCGTTCCGACGACATGCTGAAAGTCAAAGGCGTGCCCGTCTATCCGGCCGCCATCGAAGGGGTGATTCACTCCTTCCCCAAAGAACTGACCGGCTCCTTCCGCATTGTGCTGGACGAACCGCCTCCCAGGGTGGTGCCGCCCCTCAAGCTGCGGGTGGAGCACTCCGCGGACGTCCGGAAGGACGATTTGCCGGAACTGGAAAAACGCGTGAACGAGAAAATGCACAGTCTGCTTAAAATCCGTCCCGCCATTGAATGGCTGGAACCCAACACCCTGGAACGCGCATCCAAGAAAACGCAACTGTTGGAAAAGAATTATTAG
- a CDS encoding 3-hydroxybutyryl-CoA dehydrogenase, protein MDVKTFGVIGSGQMGNGIAQVAATSGLNVIMSDISLDFAKKGLANIEKILSKNVEKGKISAEDKDAILGRITITEDLKDMAKADFVVEAATEREDLKFKIFRDLDEICGPDAILSTNTSSIPIGRIAAQTKRPEKVIGMHFMNPVPVMKLVEVIRGIATSDETFKLTWDLSEKFGKTPAEAADYPGFIANRILLPMINEAVYCLYHGVGTREDIDTVMKLGMNHPMGPLALADLIGLDTCLAIMETLYEGFKDSKYRPCPLLRKYVEAGWLGRKTKKGFYDY, encoded by the coding sequence ATGGACGTCAAAACTTTCGGTGTTATAGGATCGGGCCAGATGGGCAACGGCATCGCCCAGGTAGCCGCAACCAGCGGCCTGAATGTAATCATGAGCGACATCTCCCTGGATTTCGCTAAAAAAGGCCTTGCAAATATTGAAAAAATCCTTTCCAAAAACGTGGAAAAGGGCAAAATTTCCGCTGAGGATAAGGACGCCATCCTGGGCAGGATCACCATTACGGAAGACCTCAAGGACATGGCCAAGGCCGACTTTGTGGTGGAAGCCGCCACGGAGCGCGAAGACCTTAAGTTCAAGATCTTCCGGGATCTGGACGAAATCTGCGGACCGGACGCCATCCTGTCCACCAACACGTCTTCCATTCCCATCGGCCGGATAGCCGCCCAGACCAAAAGGCCGGAAAAAGTCATCGGCATGCATTTCATGAATCCCGTGCCGGTCATGAAGCTGGTGGAAGTCATCCGCGGCATCGCCACGTCGGACGAAACCTTTAAGCTGACCTGGGATTTGAGCGAAAAATTCGGCAAGACCCCCGCCGAAGCCGCCGACTACCCCGGATTCATCGCCAACCGCATTCTTCTGCCCATGATCAACGAAGCGGTGTACTGCCTGTATCACGGCGTTGGAACCCGCGAAGACATCGATACGGTCATGAAGCTGGGCATGAACCATCCCATGGGCCCCCTGGCGCTGGCGGACCTTATTGGCCTGGACACCTGCCTGGCCATCATGGAAACCCTGTACGAAGGGTTTAAAGACTCCAAGTACCGCCCCTGCCCGCTTCTGAGAAAATACGTGGAAGCCGGCTGGCTTGGCAGAAAAACCAAAAAAGGTTTCTACGACTATTAA
- a CDS encoding nitroreductase family protein: protein MLLEKYRHMSLPQARYAEFVLDRDKCNGCGRCVKACPIQLLELYGKKSRPNQRYDHFRCITCQNCAASCPQNAITIKGDYRVDKGFWKNAHLFRGPKTMPNPLGRNGQSTYADQEPELTETEKVIYQRRSVRLYKKKKVPRDMIERVIEAGRFAPSAGNNQPWKFIAIDNRDVISALNEKCKASLYKVSALTLPKPWINKKTPGDKEAKLALWQEAVLPLLTKIKTGDTEPRARGGINAASSDPNYDIYFGAPAVILLLADKRGIGSVELDTGIAGQNMVLAAHSLGLGTCWVSLSKAIGFDKALKKKLGIEEPFKIISSLSIGYPQGQVDNPVAREQPRIHWVDSL from the coding sequence ATGCTTTTGGAAAAATACCGCCACATGAGTTTGCCTCAAGCCAGATACGCCGAATTCGTTCTGGACAGGGATAAATGCAATGGATGCGGGCGCTGCGTCAAGGCTTGCCCCATCCAACTGCTCGAGCTTTACGGCAAAAAATCAAGACCCAACCAGCGCTACGACCATTTCCGGTGCATCACTTGCCAGAACTGCGCCGCCTCATGCCCGCAAAACGCCATCACCATTAAAGGCGACTACCGGGTGGACAAGGGATTTTGGAAGAACGCCCATTTGTTCAGAGGCCCCAAGACCATGCCCAACCCTTTAGGGCGCAACGGGCAATCCACATACGCGGACCAGGAGCCGGAACTGACGGAGACCGAGAAGGTTATCTATCAGCGGAGAAGCGTCCGGCTGTACAAGAAGAAAAAAGTGCCCAGGGATATGATCGAACGCGTCATCGAAGCGGGCCGTTTCGCCCCTTCGGCCGGGAACAATCAGCCCTGGAAGTTCATTGCCATCGACAACCGGGACGTCATTTCCGCGCTCAACGAAAAATGCAAGGCGTCCCTGTACAAGGTCAGCGCCCTGACCCTGCCCAAACCCTGGATCAACAAAAAAACCCCGGGGGACAAGGAGGCTAAACTGGCCCTGTGGCAGGAAGCGGTGCTTCCGCTGTTGACCAAAATCAAAACCGGAGACACGGAGCCCCGGGCGCGCGGCGGGATCAACGCGGCGTCTTCGGACCCCAATTACGACATATACTTCGGCGCTCCGGCCGTCATCCTCTTGCTGGCCGACAAAAGAGGCATCGGCAGCGTGGAGCTGGACACGGGCATAGCCGGTCAGAACATGGTTCTGGCCGCCCACTCCCTGGGATTGGGAACCTGCTGGGTCAGCCTGTCCAAAGCCATCGGATTCGATAAAGCGCTCAAAAAGAAGCTGGGAATTGAAGAGCCTTTTAAAATCATCTCGTCCCTGTCCATCGGCTATCCCCAAGGCCAGGTGGACAACCCCGTGGCCCGGGAGCAGCCCCGCATCCACTGGGTGGATTCCCTTTAA
- a CDS encoding MerR family transcriptional regulator, which translates to MADSHDKKWFRIAELERQSGVSRRTIHFYLQEGLLHAPMKTGKTMAYYDEAHLERLKIICAAKKQGMPLFAIREKISAMKGAPDLPARNKGIGGAGARKTAKKKPKSAQGNKTREAILDLACSIFRSEGYKGAKVSDITKRLNVGKGTFYFYFSDKKELFLECVPRIFAELFSDGWDEIGRERDPMVRLQLRAKAVLPVLKEFCAILALCKEAVEDPDPKLKDLGNRVFTSIRKPIETDLIKGMKMGLFRDVDAKLTSAIIVGIAEGLQYLQSCEEGFGMASAQQSLLDFFRYGVAGDAR; encoded by the coding sequence TTGGCGGATTCTCATGACAAAAAATGGTTTCGCATCGCCGAGTTGGAGAGGCAGTCCGGGGTGTCCCGGCGCACCATTCATTTTTACCTGCAGGAAGGCCTGCTTCACGCGCCCATGAAAACGGGAAAAACCATGGCCTACTACGACGAAGCGCACCTGGAAAGGTTGAAAATCATTTGCGCCGCAAAAAAGCAGGGCATGCCTCTTTTCGCCATTCGGGAAAAAATCTCCGCCATGAAAGGCGCACCCGACCTGCCAGCCCGCAACAAGGGCATCGGGGGCGCGGGCGCCAGGAAAACGGCAAAAAAAAAGCCCAAAAGCGCCCAGGGGAACAAAACCCGGGAGGCTATCCTGGATCTGGCCTGCTCCATTTTCCGCTCGGAAGGGTATAAAGGCGCCAAGGTGAGCGACATCACCAAACGTCTGAATGTAGGCAAGGGGACTTTTTATTTTTACTTTTCCGACAAAAAAGAACTTTTCCTGGAATGCGTGCCTCGCATTTTCGCCGAGTTGTTTTCCGACGGGTGGGATGAAATCGGCCGGGAACGGGATCCCATGGTCAGACTCCAACTCCGCGCCAAGGCGGTCTTGCCGGTTCTTAAGGAGTTCTGCGCCATCCTGGCTTTATGCAAGGAAGCGGTGGAGGATCCGGACCCCAAACTCAAGGATCTGGGAAACCGGGTTTTTACATCCATCCGCAAGCCCATAGAGACCGATCTCATCAAGGGGATGAAAATGGGCCTTTTCCGGGACGTGGACGCCAAGCTCACCTCCGCCATCATCGTCGGCATTGCGGAAGGCCTGCAATATCTCCAGTCCTGCGAGGAAGGCTTTGGCATGGCCAGCGCCCAGCAGAGTCTGCTGGACTTTTTCCGTTACGGCGTGGCCGGCGACGCCCGCTGA
- a CDS encoding nuclear transport factor 2 family protein has protein sequence MEQSAELKDLYVKICEAQAIGDYAFFQEMFSQEEGALAIGTDPSEWWIGYEAITKVFQAQLEEIGGFTILPGESHACCNDSAGWIAGNPAIKMADGTEFPMRLTVVLEKAQGGWKIIQWHSSVGVSNEDLIGETLTT, from the coding sequence ATGGAACAATCCGCAGAACTTAAAGACCTGTATGTGAAGATTTGCGAGGCCCAGGCAATCGGGGACTACGCCTTTTTTCAGGAAATGTTTTCACAAGAGGAGGGCGCCCTTGCCATCGGCACGGACCCCAGTGAATGGTGGATTGGATACGAGGCCATAACCAAGGTTTTTCAGGCTCAGTTGGAAGAGATAGGCGGTTTTACCATTCTGCCGGGAGAGTCTCACGCCTGTTGCAACGATTCCGCCGGCTGGATCGCCGGCAATCCCGCAATCAAGATGGCCGACGGAACCGAGTTTCCCATGCGCCTCACCGTGGTCCTGGAAAAAGCGCAGGGCGGCTGGAAAATCATCCAATGGCACTCTTCGGTAGGCGTTTCCAACGAGGACCTGATCGGGGAGACTCTGACCACCTAA
- a CDS encoding zinc dependent phospholipase C family protein has product MPKEQTHWILAREAFRRLKDGEARRIIAQNPNLYLLGAVIPDTPMYALENTEEFDLLAHFLHGKDGENTFAPLTGLVEAYQDKWSDGMWAFVMGTFSHILADAVYHPWVEYYTGSSTEVPDEWKDLSLTRHRELETYLDLFHLRMNGSRERPISFFSLLKRKEMDAAAFDHMVGALYFSGAAKANNGVRKALYAHGAIQWLFMQKSLARLSWFINRSTEGKGDKFLTLFYPYKEPRRPDYFQAGLKYRHTVTGRPKQGTVEELACKAAKVTARMFELVEKHLEQGTVRDFFQRIKGPSLETGLVGVPVTAIVHYDLFVEMDRVLNVFRAIK; this is encoded by the coding sequence ATGCCCAAGGAGCAAACCCATTGGATTCTGGCCAGGGAAGCCTTTCGCCGCCTTAAAGACGGCGAGGCGCGGCGGATCATCGCCCAAAACCCCAACCTTTATTTGTTAGGCGCGGTCATACCCGACACGCCCATGTACGCATTGGAAAATACGGAGGAATTTGACCTGCTGGCCCATTTTCTCCACGGCAAGGACGGCGAAAACACATTCGCCCCGTTGACCGGATTGGTGGAAGCCTACCAGGACAAATGGTCGGACGGCATGTGGGCCTTTGTCATGGGGACCTTCTCCCATATTCTGGCGGACGCCGTGTATCATCCCTGGGTGGAGTATTATACGGGAAGCTCCACGGAAGTTCCCGACGAATGGAAAGATCTCAGCCTGACCAGGCACAGGGAGCTGGAAACCTACCTGGACCTTTTTCACCTCAGGATGAACGGAAGCAGGGAGCGGCCCATATCCTTTTTCTCCCTGCTGAAAAGAAAGGAAATGGACGCCGCCGCCTTTGACCATATGGTGGGCGCCCTGTATTTTTCAGGCGCCGCAAAAGCGAACAATGGGGTCCGTAAGGCCCTGTACGCCCATGGCGCCATTCAGTGGCTTTTCATGCAAAAGAGCCTGGCCCGGCTTTCCTGGTTCATCAACCGGTCCACGGAAGGCAAGGGCGATAAGTTTCTGACCCTTTTTTATCCCTACAAAGAGCCTCGGCGCCCGGATTATTTTCAGGCCGGTCTTAAGTACCGCCATACGGTTACCGGCAGGCCCAAGCAGGGAACCGTGGAGGAACTGGCCTGCAAGGCCGCCAAAGTCACGGCCCGTATGTTCGAACTGGTGGAAAAGCATCTGGAGCAGGGGACTGTGCGGGATTTTTTTCAAAGGATCAAGGGGCCTTCCCTGGAGACCGGCTTGGTGGGCGTACCGGTTACGGCCATCGTGCATTACGACTTGTTTGTGGAAATGGATCGGGTCCTGAATGTGTTCAGGGCGATTAAATAA
- a CDS encoding MaoC family dehydratase, which translates to MVETLPVEKMKERIGQELGVSDWVQIDQDRINKFADCTEDHQWIHVDEKMAAEGPFGTTIAHGFLSLSLIPFLSGDNMVLPEGTVMAINYGLNKVRFINPVKVGSKVRDRVVLTNVEEKSGNRVLVTTTNTIEIDGEDKPACIAESLAMFFVQ; encoded by the coding sequence ATGGTAGAAACATTGCCTGTTGAAAAAATGAAAGAACGCATTGGACAGGAACTGGGCGTCAGCGATTGGGTGCAGATTGACCAGGACCGCATCAACAAGTTTGCAGACTGCACGGAAGACCATCAGTGGATTCACGTGGATGAAAAAATGGCCGCCGAAGGCCCCTTTGGAACCACCATCGCCCACGGTTTTCTGAGCCTGTCCCTGATTCCGTTCCTGAGCGGCGACAACATGGTTCTTCCCGAAGGAACCGTCATGGCCATCAATTACGGCCTGAATAAGGTCCGCTTCATCAATCCCGTCAAGGTGGGCTCCAAGGTGCGCGACCGCGTGGTTTTGACCAACGTGGAGGAAAAATCCGGCAACCGGGTTTTGGTCACCACCACCAACACCATTGAAATCGACGGCGAAGACAAACCCGCCTGCATCGCTGAAAGCCTTGCCATGTTCTTCGTGCAATAG
- a CDS encoding cyclic nucleotide-binding domain-containing protein: MTAQRNGIVGESKITNHIIDCLSFIPLFDGLSPADLRIVAKHMHFIEVDEGELVFEEGEPGDYVCFVASGSLEVIKESSKGERAALATLSRGRSIGEMALIDEFPRSATVIAKTRATLITLSRSNFNLILANHPQAGVPVLKGLSRLLSMNLRKTSGQLANLMLSYE; encoded by the coding sequence ATGACCGCGCAACGCAACGGAATTGTGGGCGAAAGTAAAATCACCAACCATATCATCGACTGCCTGTCGTTTATCCCTCTGTTTGACGGGCTCTCCCCGGCGGATCTCAGGATTGTGGCCAAGCACATGCACTTTATCGAGGTGGACGAAGGCGAACTGGTTTTTGAAGAGGGCGAGCCCGGCGACTATGTGTGTTTTGTCGCCAGCGGATCCCTGGAGGTCATCAAGGAGTCCTCCAAGGGGGAGCGTGCGGCCCTGGCCACCTTGTCCCGGGGGCGCTCCATCGGCGAAATGGCGCTCATTGACGAGTTTCCCCGGTCCGCCACGGTCATCGCCAAAACCAGGGCGACCCTCATCACGTTAAGCCGCAGCAACTTCAACCTGATCCTGGCCAATCATCCCCAGGCCGGGGTGCCGGTTTTAAAGGGTCTCTCCAGGCTTTTGTCCATGAATTTGCGAAAGACCTCCGGCCAGTTGGCGAATTTGATGCTGAGTTATGAATAG
- a CDS encoding DMP19 family protein: MVAFIFDFIGKTLVITLSAFVVLSFPCYGSEATLITEQAGDKNMELQWFEKYDGQRTDELIALENKFRKDSLVSAFERAVWQKEERLGADKLSDEERIILAVESLEREVNNGGYLQFFVNTPEFVPMIVEALHSIGSSETAKLTQKAIDALKIEGPLTIPKVDEAVLLAAEEEDPDQEEIWDDCDQFYYDEIGDLSVLLFVFIKKNRERISIP, from the coding sequence ATGGTGGCTTTCATTTTCGATTTTATTGGAAAGACCTTGGTGATTACTCTATCGGCTTTTGTCGTCCTGTCCTTTCCCTGTTATGGCTCCGAAGCAACTTTGATTACAGAGCAGGCTGGAGATAAAAATATGGAATTGCAGTGGTTTGAAAAGTATGATGGCCAAAGAACGGATGAATTGATTGCACTGGAAAATAAATTCAGAAAGGACTCGCTGGTATCGGCTTTTGAAAGAGCCGTTTGGCAAAAAGAAGAGCGTTTGGGAGCGGATAAACTCAGCGATGAAGAACGCATTATTCTCGCTGTGGAGTCTCTGGAGCGCGAGGTTAATAACGGCGGCTATTTACAGTTCTTTGTGAACACGCCGGAGTTCGTCCCGATGATTGTGGAGGCTTTGCACTCAATCGGAAGCTCGGAAACAGCGAAATTAACCCAAAAAGCAATTGATGCATTGAAGATAGAGGGGCCTCTGACAATTCCTAAAGTGGACGAAGCTGTTCTTCTCGCCGCCGAGGAGGAAGACCCGGACCAGGAGGAAATCTGGGATGACTGCGACCAATTTTATTATGATGAAATTGGGGACCTTTCGGTCCTGCTATTTGTTTTTATAAAGAAAAACAGGGAGAGGATAAGCATTCCATAA
- a CDS encoding thiolase family protein, producing the protein MRDVAIVGVGMTRFGKYPDKGIKELVAECVDAALADAELEKDQIEAAYMGSAATGLMTGQEMIRAQVTLSAMGIEAIPMYNVENACASSSTAFHTAWTAVGAGLYDVALVVGFEKLFDYDKKKSFTALGAAVDVEMVKQFLEEYEKQNKTKEKILSKGAGEKKSIFMDMYAYYTKGYMQRFGLTQEHFAKIAVKSHKNGANNPYAQYQEEVTLEQVLQSGDVSYPLTRMMCSPIGDGSAAAIICSKEVASRFKNQPVWVAGSVIGSGKLTAAQEDTLTKRLGPRAFDMAGVTPKDLDFIEVHDATSPSEIITMIELGICPGEEAGAWIDSGVMEVDGDMPVNTSGGLASKGHPIGATGLGQIHEVVKQLRGEAGKRQVKNPKIGMTHNGGGILGVDAAAMALHIFRN; encoded by the coding sequence ATGCGGGATGTGGCTATTGTCGGCGTTGGCATGACACGATTCGGAAAGTATCCTGACAAGGGCATTAAAGAGCTGGTGGCGGAGTGCGTGGACGCGGCCCTGGCGGACGCCGAGCTTGAAAAGGATCAAATAGAAGCCGCCTACATGGGCAGCGCCGCCACCGGGCTTATGACCGGGCAGGAAATGATCCGCGCCCAGGTCACTTTATCGGCCATGGGAATCGAGGCCATCCCCATGTATAACGTGGAAAACGCCTGCGCAAGCAGCTCCACCGCCTTCCATACCGCTTGGACGGCCGTGGGCGCCGGGCTTTACGACGTGGCTTTGGTGGTGGGCTTTGAAAAGCTGTTCGACTACGATAAGAAAAAATCCTTCACGGCCCTGGGCGCGGCCGTGGACGTGGAGATGGTCAAGCAGTTTTTGGAGGAATACGAGAAGCAGAACAAGACCAAGGAAAAGATTCTTTCCAAGGGGGCCGGGGAGAAAAAGTCCATATTCATGGACATGTACGCCTACTACACCAAGGGCTACATGCAACGCTTCGGCCTGACCCAGGAGCACTTTGCAAAAATCGCCGTCAAGAGCCATAAAAACGGCGCAAACAATCCCTACGCCCAATACCAGGAGGAAGTCACCCTGGAGCAGGTGCTCCAATCAGGGGATGTTTCCTATCCGCTCACCCGGATGATGTGCTCTCCCATCGGGGACGGATCGGCTGCGGCCATTATCTGCTCCAAAGAGGTCGCCTCCCGGTTTAAGAATCAGCCCGTATGGGTGGCCGGATCCGTCATCGGCAGCGGCAAACTGACGGCCGCCCAAGAGGACACCCTCACCAAACGTCTGGGCCCCAGGGCCTTTGACATGGCTGGAGTCACACCCAAAGACCTGGATTTCATCGAGGTGCACGACGCCACTTCTCCGTCCGAGATCATCACCATGATCGAATTGGGCATCTGCCCCGGCGAGGAGGCAGGCGCATGGATAGACAGCGGCGTCATGGAAGTGGACGGCGATATGCCCGTGAATACGTCCGGCGGCCTGGCCTCCAAAGGACATCCCATCGGCGCCACCGGTCTGGGGCAGATTCACGAAGTAGTCAAACAACTCAGGGGCGAGGCCGGCAAGAGGCAGGTCAAGAACCCCAAGATCGGCATGACGCACAATGGCGGCGGCATTCTTGGCGTGGACGCGGCGGCCATGGCTCTGCACATTTTCAGGAATTGA
- a CDS encoding NAD-dependent epimerase/dehydratase family protein, which produces MGKTVAITGVNSYFAQTVIPKLAADETVDRIIGIDVTPQRKGHPKLEHVQADIRSPNLDKVLKGVHTVYHMAFIVGELRNKEEAWDININGSKNVFSACVKNGVKKVIYTSSATAYGAHPDNHLSLTEDKPLRGNKDSYYSYGKVQVENFVTEYFQDHPEVKLVVLRVGLGVGPNINNMFSDFWSRKVYGFMLGRHPHLQLIHEQDLGDALYLAYKKNLQGVYNVAASDGIPARWAFKQAGVRLFDLPTPVMKVLANVAFTLHLETVSQGWVSLSEYSIHMNTDKFRKATGWEPKYSSEAAFLDYLNNRNKSGKGARAS; this is translated from the coding sequence ATGGGCAAAACAGTCGCAATTACGGGAGTCAACAGCTATTTTGCACAAACCGTAATCCCGAAACTGGCCGCCGATGAAACCGTGGACAGGATTATAGGCATTGACGTGACCCCGCAACGAAAAGGCCACCCCAAGCTGGAGCACGTCCAGGCGGACATTCGCAGCCCCAATCTGGACAAGGTCTTGAAAGGGGTGCACACGGTTTACCACATGGCCTTTATTGTGGGTGAGCTGCGGAACAAAGAGGAAGCGTGGGACATCAACATCAACGGCTCTAAAAACGTGTTTTCGGCCTGCGTGAAAAACGGCGTTAAAAAGGTCATTTACACGTCCAGCGCCACCGCTTATGGAGCGCATCCGGACAATCACTTAAGCCTGACCGAAGATAAGCCGCTCCGGGGCAACAAGGACAGCTACTACTCCTACGGCAAGGTCCAGGTGGAGAACTTTGTGACCGAGTACTTCCAGGATCATCCCGAGGTCAAGCTGGTCGTTTTAAGGGTTGGCCTGGGCGTGGGGCCGAATATCAACAATATGTTTTCGGATTTCTGGTCCCGGAAGGTTTACGGGTTCATGCTGGGAAGGCATCCCCATTTGCAGCTGATCCACGAACAGGATCTGGGAGACGCCTTGTACCTCGCCTACAAAAAGAATCTCCAGGGCGTATACAACGTAGCGGCCAGCGACGGCATACCGGCCCGTTGGGCCTTCAAACAGGCGGGCGTCCGTTTGTTCGACCTGCCTACTCCGGTGATGAAAGTTTTGGCCAACGTGGCTTTTACTTTGCACTTGGAAACGGTGAGCCAGGGCTGGGTCAGCCTTTCGGAGTATTCCATCCATATGAACACGGACAAATTCCGCAAGGCTACGGGATGGGAGCCAAAGTACAGCTCCGAGGCTGCGTTCCTTGATTATCTGAATAATCGAAACAAATCCGGCAAGGGAGCGCGGGCTTCATAG